The Halobellus sp. MBLA0158 genome has a window encoding:
- the eno gene encoding phosphopyruvate hydratase has protein sequence MTLIANVALRRVLDSRGNPTVEADVLTESGGFGRAAAPSGASTGEYEAIELDPAKAIAAAREHAIPRLVGDAHAGNQREVDAALHAADGTDDFSGIGANSAVAISMAAAKAGADVLGAPLYQHLGGTFRGESFPTPLGNVVGGGEHAKEATHIQEFLAAPVGAPSVSEAVFANAAVHARISELLDERGVPAAKGDEGAWAPPISDAEAFEVVDEAVSDTESELGFEIRFGLDMAAAELYDEDAGGYVYGDEVKSTAEQVDYVAEMVAEYDLVYVEDPLDEDDYEGFAELTDRVGDRTLICGDDLFVTNVGRLRDGIDAGAANSILIKPNQIGTLSDAFDAIELARENGYETVVSHRSGETEDTTIAHLAVATDAGFIKTGTVGGERTAKLNELIRIADDAV, from the coding sequence ATGACGCTGATCGCGAACGTCGCGCTCCGTCGCGTCCTCGACTCCCGGGGCAACCCCACCGTCGAGGCCGACGTCCTGACCGAGTCCGGCGGCTTCGGCCGCGCCGCCGCCCCCAGCGGGGCCTCCACCGGCGAGTACGAGGCCATCGAACTCGATCCGGCGAAGGCCATCGCCGCAGCGCGCGAACACGCCATCCCCCGGCTGGTCGGCGACGCCCACGCCGGCAATCAGCGGGAAGTCGACGCCGCACTGCACGCCGCAGACGGCACCGACGACTTCTCGGGGATCGGCGCCAACAGCGCGGTCGCCATCTCGATGGCTGCCGCGAAGGCCGGCGCCGACGTCCTCGGCGCGCCGCTGTACCAACACCTCGGCGGGACCTTCCGCGGCGAGTCATTCCCGACGCCGCTCGGCAACGTCGTCGGCGGCGGCGAGCACGCCAAGGAGGCGACCCACATTCAGGAGTTCCTCGCCGCGCCGGTCGGCGCGCCGAGCGTCTCCGAAGCGGTGTTCGCGAACGCCGCCGTCCACGCGCGGATCTCCGAGCTCCTCGACGAGCGGGGTGTCCCCGCCGCGAAGGGCGACGAGGGCGCGTGGGCGCCGCCGATCTCCGACGCCGAGGCCTTCGAGGTCGTCGACGAGGCCGTCTCCGACACGGAGTCGGAACTCGGCTTCGAGATCCGCTTCGGTCTGGATATGGCCGCCGCCGAGCTCTACGACGAGGACGCGGGCGGCTACGTCTACGGCGACGAGGTGAAGTCGACCGCCGAACAGGTCGACTACGTCGCCGAGATGGTCGCGGAGTACGACCTCGTCTACGTCGAGGACCCCCTCGACGAGGACGACTACGAGGGCTTCGCCGAGCTGACCGACAGGGTCGGCGACCGGACGCTGATCTGCGGCGACGACCTCTTCGTGACGAACGTCGGCCGTCTGCGGGACGGCATCGACGCCGGCGCGGCCAACTCGATCCTCATCAAGCCCAACCAGATCGGGACGCTCTCGGACGCCTTCGACGCGATCGAACTGGCGCGCGAGAACGGCTACGAGACGGTCGTCTCCCACCGGTCGGGCGAGACCGAAGACACCACGATCGCACACCTCGCCGTCGCCACCGACGCCGGCTTCATCAAGACCGGCACGGTGGGCGGCGAGCGAACCGCCAAACTCAACGAACTCATCCGCATCGCGGACGACGCAGTATGA
- a CDS encoding Mrp/NBP35 family ATP-binding protein, producing MNVDAVRDRLASVSDPDLGDDIVSLGLVNAVDVDDDAGVVRISLALGAPYSPTETQIARDVREALSDTDYEVDLSASIASDVAADEDVLPGVENIIAVASGKGGVGKSTVAVNLAAGLSKLGADVGLFDADVYGPNVPRMVAADEAPRATGDDTIVPPERYGMKLMSMAFLVGDDDPVIWRGPMVHQLLTQLVEDVQWGELDYLVLDLPPGTGDTQLTVLQTLPLTGAVIVTTPQDVAVDDARKGLEMFGKHDTNVLGIVENMSTFRCPDCGSTHDIFGTGGGEAFAAEHELPFLGALPLDPAVRTGGDGGEPVVLEDGETADAFRVMTENVADMTGVVRRREASRRSR from the coding sequence ATGAACGTCGATGCCGTCCGGGACCGACTCGCCTCGGTCTCGGATCCCGACCTCGGCGACGATATCGTTTCACTCGGCCTCGTGAACGCCGTCGACGTCGACGACGACGCCGGCGTCGTGCGGATCTCGCTGGCGCTCGGCGCCCCGTACTCGCCGACGGAGACGCAGATCGCCCGCGACGTCCGCGAGGCGCTCTCGGACACCGACTACGAGGTCGACCTCTCTGCGAGCATCGCCTCGGACGTCGCGGCCGACGAGGACGTCCTCCCCGGCGTGGAGAACATCATCGCCGTCGCCTCGGGGAAGGGCGGCGTCGGCAAGTCCACGGTCGCGGTGAACCTCGCGGCCGGGCTCTCGAAGCTCGGCGCGGACGTCGGGCTGTTCGACGCCGACGTCTACGGCCCGAACGTCCCGCGGATGGTCGCCGCCGACGAGGCGCCCCGCGCGACCGGCGACGACACCATCGTCCCCCCGGAGCGCTACGGGATGAAACTGATGTCGATGGCCTTCCTCGTCGGCGACGACGACCCGGTGATCTGGCGCGGCCCGATGGTCCACCAGCTCCTCACCCAGCTCGTCGAGGACGTCCAGTGGGGCGAGCTCGACTACCTCGTCTTGGACCTCCCGCCGGGCACCGGCGACACGCAGCTGACCGTCCTCCAGACCCTCCCCCTGACGGGTGCCGTGATCGTCACGACGCCCCAGGACGTCGCCGTCGACGACGCCCGCAAGGGCCTGGAGATGTTCGGCAAGCACGACACCAACGTCCTCGGGATCGTCGAGAACATGTCGACGTTCCGGTGTCCCGACTGCGGGTCGACCCACGACATCTTCGGGACGGGCGGCGGCGAGGCCTTCGCCGCGGAGCACGAACTGCCGTTCCTGGGCGCGCTCCCGCTGGACCCCGCGGTCCGCACCGGCGGCGACGGCGGCGAGCCGGTCGTCCTGGAGGACGGCGAGACCGCCGACGCGTTCCGGGTGATGACCGAGAACGTGGCCGATATGACCGGCGTGGTGCGGCGGCGCGAGGCGTCCCGGCGGAGTCGCTGA
- the rpsB gene encoding 30S ribosomal protein S2, with the protein MTDNDNDAVEVVDEPEADAADADVETTEADAEPTEPVAETADAEADADESAAADEADEAETEPTFDEDVMPDEEADLLIPVEDYLSAGVHIGTQQKTEDMERFIHRVRDDGLYVLDVSQTDSRIRTAADFLANYDPEQILVTSSRQYGRFPATKFADAVGARARTGRFIPGTLTNPDYDGYIEPDVVVVTDPIGDAQAVKEAITVGIPVIAMCDSNNQTSNVDLVVPTNNKGRRALSVVYWLLANETLDRRGSDTVYALEDFEDEI; encoded by the coding sequence ATGACAGACAACGACAACGACGCGGTCGAAGTCGTCGACGAGCCCGAGGCCGACGCGGCCGACGCGGACGTCGAGACGACCGAGGCCGACGCCGAGCCGACCGAACCGGTCGCCGAGACCGCCGACGCGGAGGCCGACGCCGACGAGAGCGCGGCCGCCGACGAGGCGGACGAGGCAGAGACAGAGCCCACGTTCGACGAGGACGTGATGCCCGACGAGGAGGCGGACCTCCTCATCCCCGTCGAGGACTACCTCTCGGCGGGGGTCCACATCGGGACCCAGCAGAAGACCGAGGACATGGAGCGGTTCATCCACCGCGTCCGCGACGACGGGCTGTACGTGCTGGACGTCAGCCAGACCGACTCGCGGATCCGGACGGCCGCGGACTTCCTCGCGAACTACGACCCCGAGCAGATCCTGGTCACGAGCTCGCGCCAGTACGGCCGCTTCCCGGCGACGAAGTTCGCCGACGCGGTCGGCGCGCGCGCCCGCACCGGCCGCTTCATCCCGGGCACCCTCACCAACCCCGACTACGACGGCTACATCGAGCCCGACGTGGTCGTCGTCACCGACCCGATCGGCGACGCGCAGGCGGTCAAGGAGGCCATCACGGTCGGCATCCCGGTCATCGCGATGTGCGACTCCAACAACCAGACGAGCAACGTCGACCTCGTCGTTCCCACGAACAACAAGGGTCGACGCGCGCTGTCGGTCGTCTACTGGCTGCTCGCCAACGAGACGCTCGACCGCCGCGGTAGCGACACGGTCTACGCCCTCGAAGACTTCGAGGACGAGATCTAA
- a CDS encoding DNA-directed RNA polymerase subunit N → MMIPVRCFTCGNVIGEHWDEFKERAREGDEDPAEVLDDLGIDRHCCRRMMVSHKDLVDVVAPYQ, encoded by the coding sequence ATGATGATACCCGTCCGGTGTTTCACGTGCGGTAACGTCATCGGCGAACACTGGGACGAGTTCAAGGAACGCGCCCGCGAGGGAGACGAAGACCCGGCCGAGGTGCTCGACGATCTCGGGATCGACCGCCACTGCTGCCGGCGGATGATGGTCTCGCACAAGGACCTCGTCGACGTCGTCGCCCCCTACCAGTAA
- a CDS encoding 30S ribosomal protein S9, translating into MVTNTSGKKKTAIARATVRDGEGRVRIDSQPVELVEPEMARLKMLEPFRIAGEDLRSQVDIDVSVSGGGFAGQADAARTAIARGLVQHLNDAELRDAYMDFDRSLLVNDVRQSEPKKWGGPGARARYQKSYR; encoded by the coding sequence ATGGTAACGAACACATCCGGTAAGAAGAAGACGGCCATCGCCCGCGCCACCGTGCGCGACGGCGAGGGCCGCGTCCGCATCGATTCCCAGCCGGTCGAACTGGTCGAGCCGGAGATGGCCCGCCTGAAGATGCTGGAGCCGTTCCGCATCGCCGGCGAGGACCTCCGCTCGCAGGTCGACATCGACGTCAGCGTCTCCGGCGGCGGCTTCGCCGGACAGGCCGACGCCGCGCGGACGGCGATCGCCCGCGGGCTGGTGCAGCATCTCAACGACGCCGAACTCCGCGACGCGTATATGGACTTCGACCGCTCGCTGCTCGTCAACGACGTGCGCCAGTCCGAGCCCAAGAAGTGGGGCGGACCGGGCGCCCGAGCGCGCTACCAGAAGTCCTACCGCTGA
- a CDS encoding 30S ribosomal protein S13, giving the protein MSAEEPQDDAPEEDEDLRYFVRIGQTDLDGTKTVERSLTDMKGIGKRTARIVAEAADVDRHATFGLLDEDDIDSVVDVVENIDDYVPEWMANRRSDFFTGETTHVTGSDLEEKRRHDINRMKMIDSYKGVRHKRGQKVRGQRTKSTGRTEGTIGVNVEEIREEAEEEAAAEGGDEE; this is encoded by the coding sequence ATGAGTGCAGAAGAACCACAGGACGACGCTCCCGAGGAGGACGAAGACCTCCGATACTTCGTCAGGATCGGCCAGACCGATCTGGACGGGACGAAGACGGTAGAGCGGAGTCTCACCGACATGAAAGGTATCGGCAAGCGCACGGCGCGCATCGTTGCCGAGGCCGCGGACGTGGACCGACACGCGACGTTCGGTCTGCTCGACGAGGACGACATCGACAGCGTCGTCGACGTCGTCGAGAACATCGACGACTACGTCCCCGAGTGGATGGCCAACCGGCGAAGCGACTTCTTCACCGGCGAGACCACCCACGTCACCGGCTCGGACCTCGAAGAGAAGCGCCGTCACGACATCAACCGGATGAAGATGATCGACTCCTACAAGGGCGTCCGACACAAGCGCGGACAGAAGGTCCGCGGCCAGCGCACGAAGTCCACCGGGCGTACCGAGGGGACGATCGGCGTCAACGTCGAGGAGATCAGAGAAGAGGCCGAAGAGGAAGCCGCCGCAGAGGGCGGCGACGAGGAGTAA
- a CDS encoding type 1 glutamine amidotransferase: protein MSAPDIALFDASVGETPAERNFRRELDAHVTTYKVSERDFPEWPGADGSWPHDGVVVSGSQTSVYDDEPWMSTLEELVADLHELGVPMLGVCWGHQFLASALGGRVAAMGAYELGYERIECYDDSPLFAGMPGEFVAFETHSDEVFELPPGAVALAGNDRACQAFSLGPTFGVQFHPEYDLETVRAVTERKREEGVPSEAVDAVLAAATPERHAETEVAKGVFENFLTVVEDVRERRLPPAGTD, encoded by the coding sequence ATGAGCGCACCCGACATCGCCCTGTTCGACGCTTCGGTGGGCGAGACGCCCGCCGAGCGCAACTTCCGACGCGAACTCGACGCCCACGTCACGACGTACAAGGTGAGCGAGCGCGACTTCCCCGAGTGGCCCGGCGCCGACGGCTCGTGGCCGCACGACGGCGTCGTCGTCTCGGGCTCGCAGACGTCGGTCTACGACGACGAGCCGTGGATGAGCACCCTCGAAGAGCTGGTCGCGGACCTCCACGAACTCGGCGTGCCGATGCTCGGGGTCTGCTGGGGCCACCAGTTCCTCGCGTCCGCGCTCGGCGGGCGGGTCGCCGCGATGGGCGCCTACGAACTCGGATACGAGCGGATCGAGTGCTACGACGACTCGCCGCTGTTCGCCGGTATGCCGGGCGAGTTCGTCGCCTTCGAGACCCACTCCGACGAGGTGTTCGAGCTCCCGCCGGGGGCGGTCGCGCTCGCCGGCAACGACCGCGCGTGCCAGGCGTTCTCGCTGGGGCCGACGTTCGGCGTGCAGTTCCACCCCGAGTACGACCTGGAGACGGTCCGGGCCGTCACGGAGCGAAAGCGCGAGGAGGGCGTCCCGAGCGAGGCGGTCGACGCCGTGCTGGCGGCGGCGACGCCGGAGCGACACGCCGAGACCGAGGTCGCGAAGGGGGTCTTCGAGAACTTTCTGACCGTCGTCGAGGACGTGCGCGAGCGGCGCCTCCCGCCCGCCGGGACGGACTGA
- a CDS encoding 30S ribosomal protein S4 codes for MATGNNTKRYETPNHPFQGERIAQEGDLLGRYGLKNKEELWRAQSELRNYRREARRLIGEAQGDLEAAEAAGAEFLDRLRRYGILSAEDDISRVLGLDVTDILERRLQTVVYRQGLASTPEQARQFIVHGHVVVDGARVTRPSKTVEVAEEGAIDFDETSPLADELHPERAEGQE; via the coding sequence ATGGCAACCGGAAACAACACCAAGCGTTACGAGACCCCGAACCACCCGTTCCAGGGCGAGCGCATCGCCCAGGAGGGCGACCTGCTCGGACGCTACGGCCTGAAGAACAAAGAGGAGCTCTGGCGCGCGCAGTCCGAGCTCCGGAACTACCGACGCGAGGCGCGGCGCCTCATCGGCGAGGCCCAGGGCGACCTGGAGGCCGCCGAGGCGGCCGGCGCGGAGTTCCTCGACCGGCTCCGCCGCTACGGTATCCTCTCCGCGGAGGACGACATCAGCCGCGTCCTGGGACTCGACGTCACCGACATCCTCGAACGTCGGCTCCAGACCGTCGTGTACCGCCAGGGCCTCGCGAGCACGCCCGAGCAGGCGCGACAGTTCATCGTCCACGGGCACGTCGTCGTCGACGGCGCCCGCGTCACCCGCCCCTCGAAGACCGTCGAGGTCGCAGAGGAGGGCGCGATCGACTTCGATGAGACGAGTCCGCTCGCGGACGAACTGCACCCCGAACGCGCGGAGGGACAGGAGTAA
- a CDS encoding uracil-DNA glycosylase → MDAEQDSLANPFSMDADCRNCDGLCEARSNVVHGYGDVGAEFLFVAERPHAGADRTGVPFTGDAAGRRLQSILGELGFARSEPESEEPDLQNVFLTYLTRCRHPERAPTDEEVRTCEPYLNAEVRMINPEIIVPIGQRVLDALATDYTTNRPGDIDVREAHATTIRGRGFELVPMVDLESQTDAQTEAFVEHLLENVFARDYRQTKGRRGR, encoded by the coding sequence GTGGACGCCGAACAGGACTCCCTCGCGAACCCGTTCAGCATGGACGCCGACTGCCGGAACTGTGACGGCCTCTGTGAGGCCCGGTCGAACGTCGTCCACGGCTACGGCGACGTCGGCGCGGAGTTCCTCTTCGTGGCCGAGCGCCCCCACGCCGGCGCGGACCGGACCGGCGTCCCCTTCACGGGCGATGCGGCCGGTCGGCGCCTCCAGTCGATCCTCGGCGAACTCGGGTTCGCGCGCTCCGAACCCGAAAGCGAGGAGCCGGACCTCCAGAACGTCTTTCTCACGTATCTCACGCGCTGTCGCCACCCCGAGCGCGCGCCGACCGACGAGGAAGTCCGCACCTGCGAGCCCTACCTCAACGCCGAGGTGCGGATGATCAACCCCGAGATCATCGTCCCGATCGGCCAGCGCGTCCTCGACGCGCTCGCGACGGACTACACGACGAACCGCCCCGGCGATATCGACGTCAGAGAGGCGCACGCGACGACGATCCGCGGCCGGGGCTTCGAGCTGGTGCCGATGGTCGACCTAGAGTCCCAGACCGACGCCCAGACCGAGGCGTTCGTCGAGCACCTGCTGGAGAACGTCTTCGCTCGCGACTACCGGCAGACGAAGGGGCGTCGCGGCCGATAG
- a CDS encoding thioredoxin family protein: MTTATRTDATPDRPVALDSEADLDELLAAHDRVLVDFYTQGCTLCASIEPVVGNVARAHDDLAVATINPRDDPPLIERFRITSAPTLVLFEDGEEVGRLADGFQGGDAIDAFLDDPQ, from the coding sequence GTGACGACCGCCACCCGTACCGACGCGACGCCGGACCGTCCCGTCGCCCTCGACAGCGAGGCCGACCTCGACGAACTGCTCGCCGCCCACGACCGCGTGCTCGTGGACTTCTACACCCAGGGGTGTACGCTGTGTGCGAGCATCGAGCCCGTCGTCGGCAACGTCGCCCGCGCGCACGACGACCTCGCGGTGGCGACGATCAATCCGCGCGACGACCCGCCGCTGATCGAGCGCTTCCGGATCACGAGCGCTCCGACGCTCGTGCTCTTCGAAGACGGCGAGGAGGTCGGCCGGCTCGCCGACGGCTTCCAGGGCGGCGACGCGATCGACGCGTTCCTCGACGACCCCCAGTAG
- the moaA gene encoding GTP 3',8-cyclase MoaA: protein MLEDDFGREVSGVRVSLTDRCNFDCVYCHNEGLGDTRGPMDPQDDEMTADEVVRFLEVVSEFGVEKVKFTGGEPMLRGDLEEIIRRTPDSMEVSMTTNGSFLPGRAEALRDAGLERVNVSQDAIDPEAFAEITKSGAYEKVIEGVEAALDAGLDPVKLNMVVFEHTAGYVEGMVDHVAENDGLQLQLIEYMPELTGHPEWNIDIQRVHDWLEEKADRVETREMHNRRRYYVGEDGDGEGGMVEIVDPVENPHFCANCHRVRVTHEGYLKGCLNRNDDLRSMGEMSRDEIRETFRETVANRVPYYGEYMVREDGEWVVNDDYIDAAVTH, encoded by the coding sequence ATGCTCGAAGACGACTTCGGGCGCGAGGTGTCGGGCGTTCGCGTCTCCCTGACGGATCGATGCAACTTCGACTGCGTCTACTGTCACAACGAGGGGCTCGGCGACACTCGCGGCCCGATGGACCCGCAGGACGACGAGATGACCGCCGACGAGGTGGTGCGCTTCCTCGAGGTCGTCTCGGAGTTCGGCGTCGAGAAGGTGAAGTTCACCGGGGGCGAGCCGATGCTCCGCGGCGACCTCGAAGAGATCATCCGGCGCACGCCCGACTCGATGGAGGTCTCGATGACGACGAACGGCTCGTTCCTCCCCGGCCGCGCCGAGGCCCTCCGGGACGCCGGCCTCGAACGCGTCAACGTCTCCCAGGACGCGATCGACCCCGAGGCGTTCGCGGAGATCACCAAGTCCGGCGCCTACGAGAAGGTGATCGAGGGCGTCGAGGCCGCCCTCGATGCCGGGCTCGACCCCGTGAAACTGAATATGGTCGTGTTCGAGCACACTGCGGGATACGTCGAGGGGATGGTCGACCACGTCGCCGAGAACGACGGCCTCCAGCTCCAGCTCATCGAGTATATGCCGGAGCTGACGGGCCACCCCGAGTGGAACATCGACATCCAGCGGGTCCACGACTGGCTCGAAGAGAAGGCCGACCGCGTCGAGACTCGGGAGATGCACAACCGCCGGCGGTACTACGTCGGCGAGGACGGCGACGGCGAGGGCGGGATGGTCGAGATCGTCGACCCCGTCGAGAACCCGCACTTCTGTGCGAACTGCCACCGGGTCCGCGTCACCCACGAGGGCTACCTCAAGGGCTGTCTCAACCGCAACGACGACCTGCGCTCGATGGGCGAGATGAGCAGAGACGAGATCCGGGAGACCTTCCGCGAGACCGTCGCAAACCGCGTGCCGTACTACGGCGAGTATATGGTCAGAGAGGACGGCGAGTGGGTCGTCAACGACGACTACATCGACGCCGCGGTCACCCACTGA
- a CDS encoding DNA-directed RNA polymerase subunit K, with protein MSGRTQYNRYEKARILGARALQVSYGAPVLVDTDQSEPILVAAEEYDAGVLPFTVNREGE; from the coding sequence ATGAGCGGACGCACCCAGTACAACCGATACGAGAAAGCCCGCATCCTCGGCGCGCGAGCCCTGCAGGTGTCCTACGGGGCGCCCGTGCTCGTCGACACCGACCAGTCCGAACCGATCCTGGTCGCCGCCGAGGAGTACGACGCCGGCGTCCTCCCCTTCACGGTGAACCGGGAGGGCGAGTGA
- a CDS encoding 30S ribosomal protein S11, which yields MSESETERDKWGIAHVHASFNNTLITVTDLTGAETIVKSSGGAVVKQNRDEASPYAAMQMAESVAEEIKAAGIEGLHVRVRGPGGNGNKSPGPGAQATIRALARAGLEIGRIEDVTPIPHDGTRAPKNSRL from the coding sequence ATGAGCGAATCAGAGACCGAGAGAGACAAGTGGGGAATCGCCCACGTCCACGCGTCGTTCAACAACACGCTCATCACGGTGACGGACCTGACCGGCGCCGAGACGATCGTGAAGTCCTCGGGCGGCGCCGTGGTGAAGCAGAATCGCGACGAGGCGTCGCCGTACGCGGCGATGCAGATGGCCGAGTCCGTCGCAGAGGAGATCAAGGCGGCGGGCATCGAGGGCCTGCACGTCCGCGTCCGCGGCCCCGGCGGCAACGGCAACAAGAGCCCCGGGCCCGGCGCCCAGGCGACGATCCGCGCGCTGGCTCGCGCCGGCCTGGAGATCGGTCGCATCGAGGACGTCACGCCGATCCCGCACGACGGGACCCGCGCGCCCAAAAACAGCCGACTATAA
- a CDS encoding DNA-directed RNA polymerase subunit D — translation MTKDFEVEFIERGDREARFLVRGASPAVANGIRRAMIADVPTFSIDTVRFVENSSVMFDEMIGLRLGLVPLTTPIDDFEEGDVVTLSLDVEGPATAYSGDLQSADSLVQPADENVPIVELKENQRLELEADAVLDTGKEHAKHQGGVSVGYRHLQRVEVVGDAGEFESQEPQILRGVIEEGAAEHAADEGATDGDLVPTDAFDNDLTNRYPGKEVEVTDVPEAFVFHVETDGSFDVEELVLRAAESIGDRAAELEEKVAI, via the coding sequence ATGACGAAGGATTTCGAGGTCGAGTTCATCGAACGCGGCGACCGGGAGGCTCGCTTCCTGGTGCGCGGCGCGTCGCCGGCGGTCGCCAACGGCATTCGCCGGGCGATGATCGCCGACGTGCCCACGTTTAGTATCGACACCGTCCGGTTCGTCGAGAACTCCTCTGTGATGTTTGACGAGATGATCGGCCTCCGACTGGGGCTCGTGCCGCTGACGACGCCGATCGACGACTTCGAGGAGGGTGACGTCGTCACCCTCTCGCTCGACGTCGAGGGGCCGGCGACGGCGTACTCCGGGGACCTCCAGTCCGCGGACAGCCTCGTCCAGCCCGCCGACGAGAACGTCCCGATCGTCGAGCTGAAGGAGAATCAGCGGCTCGAACTCGAAGCCGACGCGGTGCTCGACACCGGCAAGGAGCACGCCAAACACCAGGGCGGCGTCTCCGTCGGCTACCGACACCTCCAGCGCGTGGAGGTCGTCGGCGATGCCGGCGAGTTCGAGTCCCAGGAGCCGCAGATCCTCCGGGGCGTCATCGAGGAAGGGGCCGCAGAACACGCGGCCGACGAGGGCGCCACCGACGGCGACCTCGTTCCCACCGACGCCTTCGACAACGACCTCACGAACCGGTATCCGGGGAAGGAGGTCGAGGTCACGGACGTCCCCGAGGCCTTCGTCTTCCACGTGGAGACCGACGGCTCGTTCGACGTCGAGGAACTGGTCCTGCGCGCCGCCGAGTCGATCGGCGACCGCGCGGCCGAGCTCGAAGAGAAAGTCGCGATTTAA
- a CDS encoding 50S ribosomal protein L18e, whose protein sequence is MSKTNPRLNSLIAELKAVSRESGANVWQDVADRLEKPRRTHAEVNLGRIERYAREDETVVVPGKVLGSGALQKNVTVAAVDFSSSARKKIEQVGDTVALERAIEENPEGSNVRVIR, encoded by the coding sequence ATGAGTAAGACGAATCCGAGACTCAACAGTCTCATCGCCGAGCTGAAGGCGGTCTCCCGCGAGTCCGGCGCCAATGTCTGGCAGGACGTCGCAGACCGCCTGGAGAAGCCACGGCGCACCCACGCGGAGGTCAACCTCGGGCGCATCGAGCGGTACGCGCGCGAGGACGAGACCGTCGTCGTCCCCGGCAAGGTGCTGGGGAGCGGGGCGCTGCAGAAGAATGTCACAGTCGCCGCGGTCGACTTCTCGTCGTCCGCGCGAAAGAAGATCGAACAGGTCGGGGACACGGTGGCGCTCGAACGCGCCATCGAGGAGAACCCCGAAGGAAGCAACGTCCGGGTGATTCGATGA
- a CDS encoding DUF1405 domain-containing protein, with translation MTSRSAAHDLPAYLAPLPERLEELALRLVWVIVAVNLAGAVFGFWHYRFQLMNSRLVIWPAVADSPLATLCMAASLVSWKVGRNRDWIHALAFLGNLKYGFWVVFVQLAINDVLTTGDPYHWFLLVSHFGMGIQALVVYRYAEFTVPAVSVATLWFSFNDLVDYFVPIVGDYHHTYFGPRLVNAGNHNVPAHDFAAAAAVGLTILGAVLALAIRIRRLENRLDAE, from the coding sequence ATGACTTCACGATCGGCTGCCCACGACCTCCCGGCGTACCTGGCGCCGCTGCCCGAGCGGCTCGAAGAGCTGGCGCTCCGGCTCGTCTGGGTGATCGTCGCCGTCAATCTCGCCGGGGCCGTCTTCGGATTCTGGCACTACCGCTTCCAGCTGATGAACAGCCGGCTCGTGATCTGGCCCGCCGTGGCCGACAGCCCGCTGGCGACGCTGTGTATGGCCGCGAGCCTCGTCTCGTGGAAGGTCGGGCGGAACCGCGACTGGATCCACGCGCTGGCGTTCCTCGGGAACCTGAAGTACGGCTTCTGGGTGGTGTTCGTCCAGCTCGCGATCAACGACGTGCTCACCACCGGCGACCCGTACCACTGGTTCCTGCTCGTCAGCCACTTCGGGATGGGGATCCAAGCGCTCGTGGTCTACCGGTACGCCGAGTTCACGGTCCCGGCGGTCAGCGTCGCCACACTCTGGTTCAGTTTCAACGACCTGGTGGACTACTTCGTCCCCATCGTGGGCGACTACCACCACACCTACTTCGGGCCGCGGCTCGTCAACGCGGGCAATCACAACGTTCCCGCCCACGACTTCGCCGCGGCCGCGGCCGTCGGGCTGACGATCCTCGGCGCGGTCCTCGCGCTCGCGATCCGCATCAGGCGTCTGGAGAACCGGCTCGACGCGGAGTGA
- a CDS encoding 50S ribosomal protein L13, which translates to MSLAEFDADVVVDARNCIVGRVASEVAQRALDGETVAIVNAEDAVITGSEEDVMSTYRKRANVGSDRGPHYPTRPDGMFKRSVRGMLPTDKDRGREALSNVRVYVGNPFDEDGDAIEGTTLDRLSNIKFLSLGEISENLGAKVTW; encoded by the coding sequence ATGAGCCTCGCAGAGTTCGACGCAGACGTCGTCGTCGACGCGCGGAACTGCATCGTCGGCCGCGTCGCCAGCGAGGTCGCCCAGCGCGCCCTCGACGGCGAGACGGTCGCGATCGTCAACGCCGAGGACGCCGTGATCACCGGCTCCGAGGAGGACGTGATGTCCACCTACCGCAAGCGCGCGAACGTCGGCTCCGACCGGGGGCCGCACTACCCGACGCGCCCGGACGGGATGTTCAAGCGCTCGGTCCGCGGGATGCTCCCGACGGACAAGGACCGCGGCCGCGAGGCGCTCTCGAACGTCCGCGTCTACGTCGGCAATCCGTTCGACGAGGACGGCGACGCCATCGAGGGCACCACGCTCGATCGACTCTCGAACATCAAGTTCCTCTCGCTCGGAGAGATCTCCGAGAACCTGGGGGCGAAAGTCACATGGTAA